One genomic segment of Chelonia mydas isolate rCheMyd1 chromosome 1, rCheMyd1.pri.v2, whole genome shotgun sequence includes these proteins:
- the ZC3HC1 gene encoding nuclear-interacting partner of ALK isoform X2: MAAPSAAAPEGEEGSGGKPKSPAVTPQKIRELIDEGIAPEEAGPEGKDTSALSESTNGSSQTDALPLETTSKEAFFSRVETFTSLKWAGKPHDLSPLICAKYGWTNIESDMLKCSSCQAFLCASLQLAFDFNKYKERCAELKKALCTAHEKFCFWPDSPCPDRFAILLVGEPIALVSDFLDRFQSLCQLELQLPSLKPEDLKNMSLTEDKISLLLHLIEEELECKTEGEKTPMKLGSDIFQVHVPACILALCGWGYSPSSGSMHLPVITCSRCMRKVGLWGFHQIESSMLELDSSFGLSSTPTTPTEARTDRAPLVPTSPRRMITRSQDTTFPPGSEQDTPTRSFFDPSSQHRDWCPWVNPVQEKAISGDISDQLELTSVKTEPGWQVVLNVLLAARKSNRAADAELVSLSVKSCKVFRIFRQWEAACSS; the protein is encoded by the exons ATGGCGGCGCCCAGCGCTGCGGCCCCGGAGGGCGAGGAGGGCTCGGGGGGCAAACCGAAGTCCCCAGCCGTCACCCCCCAGAAGATCCGGGAGCTGATAGACGAGGGGATCGCCCCGGAGGAGGCCGGCCCGGAGGG AAAGGACACATCTGCCTTGTCAGAATCAACTAATGGATCTTCACAAACAGATGCTCTTCCTTTGGAGACAACTAGTAAAGAAGCCTTCTTCAGCAGAGTAGAAACGTTTACT TCTTTGAAGTGGGCAGGCAAACCTCATGACCTGTCCCCCCTGATATGTGCCAAATATGGATGGACCAATATAGAGAGTGACATGCTGAAGTGCTCCAGCTGCCAGGCCTTCCTTTGTGCAAGTTTGCAGCTGGCATTTGACTTCAACAAGT ACAAGGAGAGGTGTGCGGAGCTGAAGAAAGCTTTGTGTACGGCCCATGAGAAGTTCTGTTTCTGGCCCGACAGCCCCTGCCCAG ATCGCTTTGCCATTTTACTGGTTGGCGAGCCCATAGCCCTTGTCAGTGACTTCCTGGATCGCTTTCAAAGCCTGTGTCAGCTAGAACTTCAGCTGCCCTCTCTGAAACCAGAGGATCTGAAAAATATG TCCTTGACAGAAGATAAAATCAGCCTTCTCCTGCATCTGATCGAGGAGGAACTTGAATGCAAAACCGAAGGGGAGAAAACACCAATGAAATTGGGCTCTGACATCTTTCAAGTACATGTCCCCGCCTGCATCCTGGCCCTCTGTGGCTGGGGTTACAG CCCTTCGTCAGGGTCCATGCACCTCCCGGTGATCACGTGTTCCCGCTGCATGAGGAAGGTGGGGCTGTGGGGTTTCCATCAGATTGAGTCTTCCATGCTCGAGTTGGACTCTTCCTTTGGACTCAGCAGCACTCCCACCACGCCCACAGAGGCGCGCACGGACCGAGCCCCACTGGTGCCCACGTCTCCCCGCAGGATGATCACGAGGAGCCAGGACACGACGTTTCCTCCAGGCTCAGAGCAG gacaCTCCCACTAGAAGCTTCTTTGATCCCAGCTCTCAGCACCGCGACTGGTGCCCTTGGGTCAACCCAGTGCAGGAGAAGGCTATCTCAGGGGACATCAGCGACCAATTGGAGCTGACGTCTGTGAAGACGGAGCCTGGCTGGCAGGTGGTGCTGAATGTTCTCCTGGCCGCCAGGAAATCAAACAGAGCAGCTGACGCAGAGCTTGTG AGCCTCTCGGTAAAATCCTGCAAGGTGTTCCGGATATTCCGGCAGTGGGAAGCCGCGTGCTCCTCTTGA
- the ZC3HC1 gene encoding nuclear-interacting partner of ALK isoform X1 → MAAPSAAAPEGEEGSGGKPKSPAVTPQKIRELIDEGIAPEEAGPEGKDTSALSESTNGSSQTDALPLETTSKEAFFSRVETFTSLKWAGKPHDLSPLICAKYGWTNIESDMLKCSSCQAFLCASLQLAFDFNKYKERCAELKKALCTAHEKFCFWPDSPCPDRFAILLVGEPIALVSDFLDRFQSLCQLELQLPSLKPEDLKNMSLTEDKISLLLHLIEEELECKTEGEKTPMKLGSDIFQVHVPACILALCGWGYSPSSGSMHLPVITCSRCMRKVGLWGFHQIESSMLELDSSFGLSSTPTTPTEARTDRAPLVPTSPRRMITRSQDTTFPPGSEQHEKSPSPVTARMRSWDSSSPVDRAEPEASSPSTRSRPVTRSMGQGDSVEVPSSPHRRAKRARLCSSSSSDTPTRSFFDPSSQHRDWCPWVNPVQEKAISGDISDQLELTSVKTEPGWQVVLNVLLAARKSNRAADAELVSLSVKSCKVFRIFRQWEAACSS, encoded by the exons ATGGCGGCGCCCAGCGCTGCGGCCCCGGAGGGCGAGGAGGGCTCGGGGGGCAAACCGAAGTCCCCAGCCGTCACCCCCCAGAAGATCCGGGAGCTGATAGACGAGGGGATCGCCCCGGAGGAGGCCGGCCCGGAGGG AAAGGACACATCTGCCTTGTCAGAATCAACTAATGGATCTTCACAAACAGATGCTCTTCCTTTGGAGACAACTAGTAAAGAAGCCTTCTTCAGCAGAGTAGAAACGTTTACT TCTTTGAAGTGGGCAGGCAAACCTCATGACCTGTCCCCCCTGATATGTGCCAAATATGGATGGACCAATATAGAGAGTGACATGCTGAAGTGCTCCAGCTGCCAGGCCTTCCTTTGTGCAAGTTTGCAGCTGGCATTTGACTTCAACAAGT ACAAGGAGAGGTGTGCGGAGCTGAAGAAAGCTTTGTGTACGGCCCATGAGAAGTTCTGTTTCTGGCCCGACAGCCCCTGCCCAG ATCGCTTTGCCATTTTACTGGTTGGCGAGCCCATAGCCCTTGTCAGTGACTTCCTGGATCGCTTTCAAAGCCTGTGTCAGCTAGAACTTCAGCTGCCCTCTCTGAAACCAGAGGATCTGAAAAATATG TCCTTGACAGAAGATAAAATCAGCCTTCTCCTGCATCTGATCGAGGAGGAACTTGAATGCAAAACCGAAGGGGAGAAAACACCAATGAAATTGGGCTCTGACATCTTTCAAGTACATGTCCCCGCCTGCATCCTGGCCCTCTGTGGCTGGGGTTACAG CCCTTCGTCAGGGTCCATGCACCTCCCGGTGATCACGTGTTCCCGCTGCATGAGGAAGGTGGGGCTGTGGGGTTTCCATCAGATTGAGTCTTCCATGCTCGAGTTGGACTCTTCCTTTGGACTCAGCAGCACTCCCACCACGCCCACAGAGGCGCGCACGGACCGAGCCCCACTGGTGCCCACGTCTCCCCGCAGGATGATCACGAGGAGCCAGGACACGACGTTTCCTCCAGGCTCAGAGCAG CACGAGAAGAGCCCATCCCCCGTGACAGCCCGTATGCGGAGCTGGGATAGCTCGAGCCCCGTGGACCGGGCCGAGCCAGAGGCATCAAGCCCGTCAACGAGGAGCCGCCCGGTAACccgcagcatggggcagggggacagcGTGGAGGTGCCATCCAGCCCCCATAGGAGAGCCAAGCGGGCGCGCCTCTGCTCTTCCAGTAGTTCG gacaCTCCCACTAGAAGCTTCTTTGATCCCAGCTCTCAGCACCGCGACTGGTGCCCTTGGGTCAACCCAGTGCAGGAGAAGGCTATCTCAGGGGACATCAGCGACCAATTGGAGCTGACGTCTGTGAAGACGGAGCCTGGCTGGCAGGTGGTGCTGAATGTTCTCCTGGCCGCCAGGAAATCAAACAGAGCAGCTGACGCAGAGCTTGTG AGCCTCTCGGTAAAATCCTGCAAGGTGTTCCGGATATTCCGGCAGTGGGAAGCCGCGTGCTCCTCTTGA